Sequence from the Nitrospirota bacterium genome:
TGTACTCGATCTTGTTCAGCACCGCGTAGGCGGCGATCTCGCGCTCGGCCAAACGATAGAGCGGCTTCACCTTCTTGGCGAATCCTTCCACCGATGCTGGCAGGCTGGGTCCCTGCTTGTCCAAATAGTCGTCCTGCCAATGGAGCACGTTGCCGAGCAGCCGGGCCGCTTCGTCGTCGAGGTTGTGGCCCGTGGCCATCACGTCGTAGCGCTGCTCGATCGCCGCGCGGTTGAACTGATAGCGTTTGATCGTCCCGCACGTCGAACACGTCGGCCTATGAACCAGATCGGCTAGTTCGCGGATGCCTGCGCCTTCCTCCTGTTCGACCTTGTGGATATGGAGCCTCGCACCGTGCGCGGCTGCGACGGTGTCGGCGAAGGTCTGCACCTTCTGCTGCGACTGCTCCGAGTAGCTCCCGATACCGAGGTTGACGTAGAGCGCG
This genomic interval carries:
- a CDS encoding tRNA(Ile)-lysidine synthetase, translating into ALYVNLGIGSYSEQSQQKVQTFADTVAAAHGARLHIHKVEQEEGAGIRELADLVHRPTCSTCGTIKRYQFNRAAIEQRYDVMATGHNLDDEAARLLGNVLHWQDDYLDKQGPSLPASVEGFAKKVKPLYRLAEREIAAYAVLNKIEYIVEECPMAKGSKMLLYKDVLNRLETESPGTKQRFYWGFLERQAKEQPAASSMTEKDRASLHPCSSCGQPTTAEICSYCKMMARAKVSK